The Halichoerus grypus chromosome 9, mHalGry1.hap1.1, whole genome shotgun sequence genome has a window encoding:
- the LOC118548374 gene encoding LOW QUALITY PROTEIN: uncharacterized protein LOC118548374 (The sequence of the model RefSeq protein was modified relative to this genomic sequence to represent the inferred CDS: inserted 2 bases in 1 codon), whose product MEIPAKEGDTESNEFGKVFTLQSIVSEQSDLIQECFHEHGTHGKIFKQNSELIIQRKCDGKKPRKCGGCGKTFRDHTALVQHERTHTGERPYKCNVCGKGFNQSSHLTNHQKTHTGERPYKCNECGKAFSYCSVLTQHQRIHSGERPYECTECGKTFSRSTYLTQHQRIHTGEKPYKCLECGKAFSQSTHLTLHQRIHTGEKPYECNECGKTFSQSAHRTQHQRIHTGEKPYECNDCGKAFSDHSALIRHHIIHTGEKPYECSNCGKAFSYCSDLIQHQRTHTGEKPYKCSECGNAFSDCSALIQHQRIHTGEKPYECDECGKAFGNYSALVRHQRTHTGEKPYECDECGKAFGNYSALVRHQRTHTGEKPYECKECGQTFSRRTYLAQHQRSHTGDKPYKCNECEKTFTQSSFLTQHMRVHTREKHECGKAFSDRSGHIQHQRTHTGEKPYECNHCGKAFSFCSALIQHQRIHTGEKLYKCNDCGQAFSDRSALIQHQRTHTGENPYKCNVCGKAFSQSASLTNHQKTHFSEKSCKCSECGKAFSYCSGLIQHQIIHTGEKLYECSKCSRAFSRRTDLKKHQKTHTEEKLYKCNECGKASEXTYLTKHQKIHSGEKPNIHTECRKTFRQNSSIQHEKSRTGEKSSECLEGLATVETLPRETEGGS is encoded by the exons ATGGAAATTCCTGCCAAAGAAGGAGATACAGAATCTAATGAATTTGGAAAAGTTTTCACTCTACAATCAATAGTTTCAGAACAGAGTGATCTTATACAAGAGTGTTTTCATGAACATGGTACACATGgaaaaatcttcaaacaaaacTCAGAGTTAATTATACAAAGGAAGTGTGATGGAAAGAAACCTCGTAAATGTGGTGGATGTGGGAAAACCTTCAGAGACCACACTGCTCTTGTTCAACATGAAAGGACTCATACTGGAGAGCGACCCTATAAATGTAATGTATGTGGAAAGGGATTTAACCAGAGTTCCCACCTAACAAACCATCAGAAGACTCATACAGGAGAAAGGCCCTACAAATGCaatgaatgtgggaaggccttcagtTATTGCTCAGTCCTTACacaacatcagagaattcatagtGGGGAGAGACCATATGAATGTACTGAATGTGGCAAGACATTCAGTCGTAGCACATACCTTACTCAGCATCAAAGAATTCACACGGGTGAGAAGCCCTACAAGTGTCTGGAATGCGGAAAGGCTTTTAGCCAGAGCACGCATCTTACTctacatcagagaattcatactggagagaagccTTATGAATGCAATGAATGTGGTAAAACCTTCAGTCAGAGTGCACATCGTActcaacatcagagaattcatacggGAGAAAAGCCCTATGAATGTAATGActgtggaaaagctttcagtGATCACTCAGCTCTTATTCGACATCATATcatccacactggggagaaaccttatgaatgtagTAActgtgggaaagctttcagttaCTGTTCAGACCTCATTCAACATCAGAGAAcacatactggagagaaaccatacaaatgcagtgaatgtgggaatgCCTTTAGTGATTGTTCAGCCCTTATTCAGCATCAAagaattcacactggagagaagccctatgaGTGTgatgaatgtgggaaggcctttggTAACTACTCAGCTCTTGTTCgacatcagagaactcacactggagagaagccctatgaGTGTgatgaatgtgggaaggcctttggTAACTACTCAGCTCTTGTTCGACATCAGAGAACACAtactggagagaagccctatgaatgtaaggaatgtggacAAACCTTTAGCAGAAGGACATACCTTGCTCAACATCAGAGAAGTCATACAGGTGATAAAccatataaatgtaatgaatgtgagAAAACTTTCACCCAGAGTTCATTCCTTACACAACACATGAGGGTTCATACCAGAGAAAAAcatgaatgtgggaaagctttcagcGACCGCTCAGGGCATATTCAGCATCAGagaactcacactggagagaagccctatgaatgtaatcattgtgggaaagctttcagtttctgTTCAGCTCTTAttcaacatcagagaattcatactggagagaagctCTATAAATGCAATGACTGCGGACAAGCCTTTAGTGATAGGTCAGCACTTATTCaacatcagagaactcacactggagagaatCCCTATAAATGTAACgtatgtgggaaagccttcagtcaGAGTGCAAGCCTTACAAATCACCAGAAAACTCATTTTAGTGAAAAATCCTGTAaatgcagtgaatgtggaaaagcctttagtTACTGCTCAGGCCTTATTCAACATCAAAtcattcatactggagagaaacttTATGAGTGCAGTAAATGTAGCAGAGCCTTTAGCCGGAGGACAGACCTTAAAAAACATCAGAAAACTCATACTGAAGAGAAACTCtacaaatgtaatgaatgtggaaaagcctcAGA CACATATCTTACAAAACACCAGAAAATTCATAGTGGGGAGAAACCAAATATACATACTGAGTGTAGGAAAACATTTAGACAAAACTCTTCTATTCAACATGAAAAATCTCGCACTGGAGAGAAATCCTCTGAATGCCTTGAGGGTCTGGCTACTGTGGAGACCCTTCCCAGGGAAACAGAAGGAGGATCATGA